The Musa acuminata AAA Group cultivar baxijiao chromosome BXJ1-3, Cavendish_Baxijiao_AAA, whole genome shotgun sequence genome window below encodes:
- the LOC135583723 gene encoding auxilin-like protein 1 isoform X2, whose translation MEGSRSRRRGGAGLGGGAAVSKKGAAGDSAYADVFGGPPRFAAPYATRLDDYAEIFGDLASTCSIPFLDIPPAVDGCDRGAGFDYSEVFGGLDFGEFAAPYEELFMAPKREEARTTNRRTLEEATCNQQEMEEFKFPPRHSNGDHMACQEGDVPSSNSNPSDSVSMQFNVLYNKTIQESKEGAMNGKMHTTQLHDDPELSSVIDTGKPFRIFGDDAPRSMLNDGIDDGKHQNKSQAMFSCNNSRSSENYSTADQRHSTNKYPVLENGHANASYHSLSLSSSISSGDVWSSDITYLTVSDINLRTQPVRVPPPSRPPPRLFGKQGHPKPRISSSPKIGVEGASLAKLVANEEYSHVHQEDVKDSSSSFFDVEVDASSAAAASAAAMKEAMELAQAKLRSAKELMEKKRDNLQNSKKLDHHESIKHKEQKLGQPFTGQKDLENMLVALETKNVMGAAKQTPLYEENKEDVVLTEEDGHTRLGSSKLHGKSADKAEKWNTNKEYYELVNSEKYKMTEEVTDREGSMKKTNIMTMVCEVKQNESEKDALAFEIESNKKLRKDDVAQVACGTEDNAKPEAHNPYVEEVDLGEVHNLHDQEVIKTLHAGESSLFAGSEKKVEPSDNSKLHYSCDDKRVKGKLEASVEALEGEKSYRFVEINGSKEEKGKSEAAKPQGGKYEKEINIDNIDPEPSKDGEKLIAASVTDAQEESNIHVPHGSCILTGETANGTSKCTDFEKRREGMQCVAEIVSQLEGTIIVHEPENREGLHVKQPSRLSTENELKIKVDQEAGYLEEDSKKWKSTVGAATCKEEEKLIKATKGDCWQDCNGNKANAGQPELQQRDKKENATPESCNLENSKGQKIYGRDLRDSGNEDIIEIQVEPHFMNKVMSMNAIPVICIRPLSMTSDVQPINLSEKGDNVSYLSLVAMESQPVASQDIILDIKEREEQQEKVEEESEQMEHTRKLEEEQEKERIQEEEKERLLEEAKEMERKLEEEKVRARLLEEANNKDRRLKEEKERTKLLEEAKERERKLEEEKEQAKLLEEAKQRQRKLEEEKERARLLEEEKERERKVEEERTRVLKEANERERKLEEEKKRMRLLEEAKEKERKLEEERTKILEEAKDRERKLEEEKERAKLLEEEKEREREREKDRLAVERATREAHDRAFTDARERAERIAAERVTSEAWQRAHTREKAEKATSEALEKSLTEKAAREARLRAERAAVERATAEARERAVERALAEKAAADARERAERCNATSRDRTRKENVTEEHLRARDKDATQDSHFRSTGSSYQANSDSDDQGAGESALRCKARLERHNRIAERAAKALAEKNMRDILAQREQAERNRLAEYLDADIKRWSSGKEGNLRALLSTLQYILSPESGWQPIPLTDVITASAVKKAYRKATLCVHPDKLQQRGANIQQKYVCEKVFDLLKEAWNRFNSEER comes from the exons ATGGAGGGATCTCGGAGCCGACGACGGGGTGGGGCAGGACTAGGAGGGGGCGCCGCGGTCTCCAAGAAGGGCGCAGCGGGGGATTCCGCCTACGCCGACGTGTTCGGCGGGCCGCCGAGGTTCGCGGCCCCCTACGCCACGCGGCTGGACGACTACGCCGAGATCTTCGGCGACCTCGCCAGCACGTGCTCCATCCCGTTCCTCGACATCCCGCCGGCCGTGGACGGCTGCGACCGCGGCGCCGGGTTCGACTACTCCGAGGTCTTCGGGGGACTGGACTTCGGAGAGTTCGCGGCTCCGTACGAGGAGTTGTTTATGGCGCCGAAGAGGGAGGAGGCCCGGACTACGAACCGGAG GACTCTGGAGGAAGCAACCTGCAACCAGCAGGAaatggaagaattcaaattccccCCAAGACATTCAAACGGAGATCATATGGCTTGTCAAGAAGGCGATGTGCCCTCCTCAAATTCCAACCCGTCAGATAGTGTCTCCATGCAGTTCAATGTGTTATACAACAAAACTATCCAAGAAAGTAAAGAGGGTGCGATGAATGGAAAAATGCATACGACTCAACTTCATGATGATCCTGAATTGAGCTCTGTTATTGACACGGGCAAACCCTTCCGGATTTTTGGAGATGATGCTCCCCGTAGCATGTTAAATGATGGAATAGATGATGGGAAACACCAAAATAAAAGTCAAGCCATGTTTTCTTGTAACAATTCAAGGAGTTCAGAGAATTACTCGACAGCTGATCAGAGACACTCTACCAATAAGTATCCTGTTTTGGAAAATGGTCATGCAAATGCAAGTTATCATTCACTCTCTCTGAGCAGTTCCATATCAAGTGGGGATGTATGGTCCTCTGATATCACGTATCTGACTGTCTCGGACATCAATCTTCGAACACAACCAGTGCGAGTGCCACCACCATCAAGGCCACCTCCTAGATTATTTGGTAAGCAAGGACATCCTAAACCAAGGATATCATCAAGTCCCAAAATTGGTGTGGAAGGAGCAAGTTTAGCTAAACTAGTTGCCAACGAAGAATACTCCCATGTTCATCAAGAGGACGTGAAGGACAGCTCTTCTAGTTTCTTTGATGTGGAGGTTGATGCTAGCTCAGCAGCTGCAGCTTCTGCTGCTGCTATGAAAGAAGCAATGGAGCTAGCTCAAGCAAAACTAAGAAGTGCAAAGGAGTTGATGGAGAAAAAACGTGATAACCTTCAGAACAGCAAGAAGCTGGATCACCATGAAAGCATAAAACataaagaacaaaaactgggtcaACCTTTCACAGGACAAAAAGATCTTGAGAACATGCTAGTTGCTTTGGAGACAAAAAATGTCATGGGTGCTGCAAAACAGACTCCACTTTATGAAGAGAACAAAGAAGATGTTGTATTAACCGAAGAGGATGGACACACTAGACTAGGATCATCTAAACTACATGGTAAATCAGCAGATAAAGCTGAGAAATGGAATACAAATAAAGAATACTATGAACTGGTAAACAGTGAGAAATACAAAATGACTGAAGAGGTTACTGACAGGGAAGGTTCCATGAAGAAAACAAATATAATGACAATGGTCTGTGAAGTAAAACAGAATGAGAGTGAAAAAGATGCACTGGCCTTTGagattgaaagcaataagaaatTGAGAAAAGATGATGTAGCTCAGGTGGCTTGTGGAACTGAAGACAATGCTAAACCAGAAGCTCATAATCCTTATGTGGAAGAAGTTGATCTAGGCGAGGTTCACAATCTCCATGATCAAGAAGTGATTAAAACACTGCATGCAGGTGAGTCTTCTTTATTTGCAGGGAGTGAAAAGAAAGTGGAACCTTCAGACAACAGTAAGCTTCACTATAGTTGTGATGACAAACGAGTAAAAGGCAAATTGGAGGCTTCTGTAGAAGCTCTTGAAGGTGAAAAATCTTATAGGTTTGTGGAGATTAATGGGAGCAAAGAGGAGAAAGGGAAGTCAGAAGCTGCTAAACCTCAAGGTGGAAAATACGAGAAGGAAATCAATATTGATAACATTGATCCTGAACCTAGTAAAGATGGGGAAAAGTTGATAGCAGCCAGTGTAACTGATGCACAAGAAGAATCAAATATTCATGTGCCTCATGGATCGTGTATATTGACAGGGGAGACAGCAAATGGAACTAGTAAGTGCACAGATTTCGAAAAAAGGAGAGAAGGAATGCAATGTGTTGCTGAGATTGTGAGTCAATTGGAGGGCACGATAATAGTGCATGAGCCAGAAAACAGGGAGGGACTGCATGTTAAACAACCGTCACGCTTATCAACcgaaaatgaactaaaaattaaagTAGATCAAGAAGCTGGATATCTTGAAGAAGATTCAAAGAAATGGAAATCAACAGTAGGAGCAGCAACatgcaaagaagaagagaagttgataAAAGCAACAAAAGGTGACTGCTGGCAAGATTGCAATGGAAATAAGGCAAATGCAGGCCAACCTGAACTCCAGCAAAGGgacaaaaaagaaaatgcaactCCAGAGTCATGCAATTTGGAAAACTCTAAGGGCCAGAAAATATATGGAAGAGATCTACGAGACAGTGGAAATGAAGATATTATAGAAATTCAAGTTGAGCCTCATTTTATGAATAAAGTTATGTCTATGAATGCAATTCCAGTGATCTGTATAAGGCCTCTTAGCATGACTTCAGATGTCCAACCAATCAATTTATCAGAGAAGGGAGATAATGTATCATATTTGTCTCTAGTTGCTATGGAGAGTCAACCTGTGGCTTCTCAAGACATTATTTTGGATATCAAGGAAAGGGAAGAACAACAAGAAAAAGTTGAGGAGGAAAGCGAACAGATGGAACATACAAGAAAATTAGAAGAAGaacaagagaaggaaagaattcaagaagaagagaaagaaaggttaTTGGAAGAGGCAAAAGAGATGGAAAGAAAATTAGAAGAGGAGAAAGTAAGAGCAAGATTATTGGAAGAAGCAAATAACAAGGATAGAAGATTGAAAGAGGAGAAAGAACGAACAAAGTTGTTAGAGGAAGCTAAGGAGAGGGAAAGAAAattggaagaagagaaggagcaaGCAAAGTTATTAGAGGAAGCAAAACAGAGGCAAAGAAAattggaagaagagaaggagcgaGCAAGGTTattagaagaggaaaaagagagggagaggaaagtAGAAGAGGAGCGGACAAGAGTACTTAAAGAAGCAAATGAGAGGGAAAGAAAattagaagaagagaagaagaggatgaggtTATTAGAAGAAGCAAAAGAGAAGGAACGAAAATTAGAGGAGGAGAGAACAAAAATATtagaagaagcaaaagataggGAAAGGAAattagaagaagagaaagagagagcaaAGTTattggaagaagagaaagagagggaaagagaaagagaaaaggacaGACTCGCTGTGGAAAGAGCAACACGTGAAGCACATGATAGGGCATTCACAGATGCCAGAGAAAGGGCAGAAAGAATTGCTGCAGAGAGGGTTACTTCTGAGGCTTGGCAAAGAGCACATACTCGAGAAAAGGCAGAGAAggccacttctgaagcacttgaaaaaTCATTAACTGAGAAGGCTGCCAGAGAAGCTAGATTAAGGGCTGAGCGTGCTGCAGTTGAGCGAGCCACTGCAGAAGCTCGTGAGCGTGCTGTAGAAAGAGCGCTTGCTGAAAAAGCCGCTGCAGATGCCAGAGAACGTGCTGAGAGATGTAATGCCACTTCTAGGGACAGAACAAGGAAAGAAAATGTGACAGAAGAGCATTTAAGGGCCAGGGACAAG GATGCTACACAGGATTCACATTTTCGAAGTACTGGTTCTAGTTACCAAGCAAATTCAGATTCTGATGACCAAG GTGCAGGTGAATCAGCTTTAAGGTGTAAAGCTAGACTGGAGAGGCATAATAGAATAGCTGAACGTGCA GCGAAGGCTCTTGCAGAAAAGAACATGCGGGACATTCTTGCACAAAGAGAGCAAGCAGAAAGAAAT AGGTTAGCAGAGTATCTGGATGCTGACATTAAGAGATGGTCCAGTGGAAAAGAAGGAAATTTACGTGCGCTGCTATCGACACTGcagtat ATACTCAGCCCTGAGAGTGGTTGGCAGCCTATTCCACTGACAGATGTTATTACAGCTTCTGCAGTAAAGAAGGCATACAGGAAGGCTACTCTCTGTGTTCATCCTGATAAATTACAGCAAAGAGGTGCCAACATTCAACAAAAGTACGTTTGTGAGAAGGTTTTTGATCTCCTTAAG GAAGCTTGGAACAGATTCAACTCCGAAGAACGATAG
- the LOC135583723 gene encoding auxilin-like protein 1 isoform X1: MEGSRSRRRGGAGLGGGAAVSKKGAAGDSAYADVFGGPPRFAAPYATRLDDYAEIFGDLASTCSIPFLDIPPAVDGCDRGAGFDYSEVFGGLDFGEFAAPYEELFMAPKREEARTTNRRTLEEATCNQQEMEEFKFPPRHSNGDHMACQEGDVPSSNSNPSDSVSMQFNVLYNKTIQESKEGAMNGKMHTTQLHDDPELSSVIDTGKPFRIFGDDAPRSMLNDGIDDGKHQNKSQAMFSCNNSRSSENYSTADQRHSTNKYPVLENGHANASYHSLSLSSSISSGDVWSSDITYLTVSDINLRTQPVRVPPPSRPPPRLFGKQGHPKPRISSSPKIGVEGASLAKLVANEEYSHVHQEDVKDSSSSFFDVEVDASSAAAASAAAMKEAMELAQAKLRSAKELMEKKRDNLQNSKKLDHHESIKHKEQKLGQPFTGQKDLENMLVALETKNVMGAAKQTPLYEENKEDVVLTEEDGHTRLGSSKLHGKSADKAEKWNTNKEYYELVNSEKYKMTEEVTDREGSMKKTNIMTMVCEVKQNESEKDALAFEIESNKKLRKDDVAQVACGTEDNAKPEAHNPYVEEVDLGEVHNLHDQEVIKTLHAGESSLFAGSEKKVEPSDNSKLHYSCDDKRVKGKLEASVEALEGEKSYRFVEINGSKEEKGKSEAAKPQGGKYEKEINIDNIDPEPSKDGEKLIAASVTDAQEESNIHVPHGSCILTGETANGTSKCTDFEKRREGMQCVAEIVSQLEGTIIVHEPENREGLHVKQPSRLSTENELKIKVDQEAGYLEEDSKKWKSTVGAATCKEEEKLIKATKGDCWQDCNGNKANAGQPELQQRDKKENATPESCNLENSKGQKIYGRDLRDSGNEDIIEIQVEPHFMNKVMSMNAIPVICIRPLSMTSDVQPINLSEKGDNVSYLSLVAMESQPVASQDIILDIKEREEQQEKVEEESEQMEHTRKLEEEQEKERIQEEEKERLLEEAKEMERKLEEEKVRARLLEEANNKDRRLKEEKERTKLLEEAKERERKLEEEKEQAKLLEEAKQRQRKLEEEKERARLLEEEKERERKVEEERTRVLKEANERERKLEEEKKRMRLLEEAKEKERKLEEERTKILEEAKDRERKLEEEKERAKLLEEEKEREREREKDRLAVERATREAHDRAFTDARERAERIAAERVTSEAWQRAHTREKAEKATSEALEKSLTEKAAREARLRAERAAVERATAEARERAVERALAEKAAADARERAERCNATSRDRTRKENVTEEHLRARDKDATQDSHFRSTGSSYQANSDSDDQAGAGESALRCKARLERHNRIAERAAKALAEKNMRDILAQREQAERNRLAEYLDADIKRWSSGKEGNLRALLSTLQYILSPESGWQPIPLTDVITASAVKKAYRKATLCVHPDKLQQRGANIQQKYVCEKVFDLLKEAWNRFNSEER; the protein is encoded by the exons ATGGAGGGATCTCGGAGCCGACGACGGGGTGGGGCAGGACTAGGAGGGGGCGCCGCGGTCTCCAAGAAGGGCGCAGCGGGGGATTCCGCCTACGCCGACGTGTTCGGCGGGCCGCCGAGGTTCGCGGCCCCCTACGCCACGCGGCTGGACGACTACGCCGAGATCTTCGGCGACCTCGCCAGCACGTGCTCCATCCCGTTCCTCGACATCCCGCCGGCCGTGGACGGCTGCGACCGCGGCGCCGGGTTCGACTACTCCGAGGTCTTCGGGGGACTGGACTTCGGAGAGTTCGCGGCTCCGTACGAGGAGTTGTTTATGGCGCCGAAGAGGGAGGAGGCCCGGACTACGAACCGGAG GACTCTGGAGGAAGCAACCTGCAACCAGCAGGAaatggaagaattcaaattccccCCAAGACATTCAAACGGAGATCATATGGCTTGTCAAGAAGGCGATGTGCCCTCCTCAAATTCCAACCCGTCAGATAGTGTCTCCATGCAGTTCAATGTGTTATACAACAAAACTATCCAAGAAAGTAAAGAGGGTGCGATGAATGGAAAAATGCATACGACTCAACTTCATGATGATCCTGAATTGAGCTCTGTTATTGACACGGGCAAACCCTTCCGGATTTTTGGAGATGATGCTCCCCGTAGCATGTTAAATGATGGAATAGATGATGGGAAACACCAAAATAAAAGTCAAGCCATGTTTTCTTGTAACAATTCAAGGAGTTCAGAGAATTACTCGACAGCTGATCAGAGACACTCTACCAATAAGTATCCTGTTTTGGAAAATGGTCATGCAAATGCAAGTTATCATTCACTCTCTCTGAGCAGTTCCATATCAAGTGGGGATGTATGGTCCTCTGATATCACGTATCTGACTGTCTCGGACATCAATCTTCGAACACAACCAGTGCGAGTGCCACCACCATCAAGGCCACCTCCTAGATTATTTGGTAAGCAAGGACATCCTAAACCAAGGATATCATCAAGTCCCAAAATTGGTGTGGAAGGAGCAAGTTTAGCTAAACTAGTTGCCAACGAAGAATACTCCCATGTTCATCAAGAGGACGTGAAGGACAGCTCTTCTAGTTTCTTTGATGTGGAGGTTGATGCTAGCTCAGCAGCTGCAGCTTCTGCTGCTGCTATGAAAGAAGCAATGGAGCTAGCTCAAGCAAAACTAAGAAGTGCAAAGGAGTTGATGGAGAAAAAACGTGATAACCTTCAGAACAGCAAGAAGCTGGATCACCATGAAAGCATAAAACataaagaacaaaaactgggtcaACCTTTCACAGGACAAAAAGATCTTGAGAACATGCTAGTTGCTTTGGAGACAAAAAATGTCATGGGTGCTGCAAAACAGACTCCACTTTATGAAGAGAACAAAGAAGATGTTGTATTAACCGAAGAGGATGGACACACTAGACTAGGATCATCTAAACTACATGGTAAATCAGCAGATAAAGCTGAGAAATGGAATACAAATAAAGAATACTATGAACTGGTAAACAGTGAGAAATACAAAATGACTGAAGAGGTTACTGACAGGGAAGGTTCCATGAAGAAAACAAATATAATGACAATGGTCTGTGAAGTAAAACAGAATGAGAGTGAAAAAGATGCACTGGCCTTTGagattgaaagcaataagaaatTGAGAAAAGATGATGTAGCTCAGGTGGCTTGTGGAACTGAAGACAATGCTAAACCAGAAGCTCATAATCCTTATGTGGAAGAAGTTGATCTAGGCGAGGTTCACAATCTCCATGATCAAGAAGTGATTAAAACACTGCATGCAGGTGAGTCTTCTTTATTTGCAGGGAGTGAAAAGAAAGTGGAACCTTCAGACAACAGTAAGCTTCACTATAGTTGTGATGACAAACGAGTAAAAGGCAAATTGGAGGCTTCTGTAGAAGCTCTTGAAGGTGAAAAATCTTATAGGTTTGTGGAGATTAATGGGAGCAAAGAGGAGAAAGGGAAGTCAGAAGCTGCTAAACCTCAAGGTGGAAAATACGAGAAGGAAATCAATATTGATAACATTGATCCTGAACCTAGTAAAGATGGGGAAAAGTTGATAGCAGCCAGTGTAACTGATGCACAAGAAGAATCAAATATTCATGTGCCTCATGGATCGTGTATATTGACAGGGGAGACAGCAAATGGAACTAGTAAGTGCACAGATTTCGAAAAAAGGAGAGAAGGAATGCAATGTGTTGCTGAGATTGTGAGTCAATTGGAGGGCACGATAATAGTGCATGAGCCAGAAAACAGGGAGGGACTGCATGTTAAACAACCGTCACGCTTATCAACcgaaaatgaactaaaaattaaagTAGATCAAGAAGCTGGATATCTTGAAGAAGATTCAAAGAAATGGAAATCAACAGTAGGAGCAGCAACatgcaaagaagaagagaagttgataAAAGCAACAAAAGGTGACTGCTGGCAAGATTGCAATGGAAATAAGGCAAATGCAGGCCAACCTGAACTCCAGCAAAGGgacaaaaaagaaaatgcaactCCAGAGTCATGCAATTTGGAAAACTCTAAGGGCCAGAAAATATATGGAAGAGATCTACGAGACAGTGGAAATGAAGATATTATAGAAATTCAAGTTGAGCCTCATTTTATGAATAAAGTTATGTCTATGAATGCAATTCCAGTGATCTGTATAAGGCCTCTTAGCATGACTTCAGATGTCCAACCAATCAATTTATCAGAGAAGGGAGATAATGTATCATATTTGTCTCTAGTTGCTATGGAGAGTCAACCTGTGGCTTCTCAAGACATTATTTTGGATATCAAGGAAAGGGAAGAACAACAAGAAAAAGTTGAGGAGGAAAGCGAACAGATGGAACATACAAGAAAATTAGAAGAAGaacaagagaaggaaagaattcaagaagaagagaaagaaaggttaTTGGAAGAGGCAAAAGAGATGGAAAGAAAATTAGAAGAGGAGAAAGTAAGAGCAAGATTATTGGAAGAAGCAAATAACAAGGATAGAAGATTGAAAGAGGAGAAAGAACGAACAAAGTTGTTAGAGGAAGCTAAGGAGAGGGAAAGAAAattggaagaagagaaggagcaaGCAAAGTTATTAGAGGAAGCAAAACAGAGGCAAAGAAAattggaagaagagaaggagcgaGCAAGGTTattagaagaggaaaaagagagggagaggaaagtAGAAGAGGAGCGGACAAGAGTACTTAAAGAAGCAAATGAGAGGGAAAGAAAattagaagaagagaagaagaggatgaggtTATTAGAAGAAGCAAAAGAGAAGGAACGAAAATTAGAGGAGGAGAGAACAAAAATATtagaagaagcaaaagataggGAAAGGAAattagaagaagagaaagagagagcaaAGTTattggaagaagagaaagagagggaaagagaaagagaaaaggacaGACTCGCTGTGGAAAGAGCAACACGTGAAGCACATGATAGGGCATTCACAGATGCCAGAGAAAGGGCAGAAAGAATTGCTGCAGAGAGGGTTACTTCTGAGGCTTGGCAAAGAGCACATACTCGAGAAAAGGCAGAGAAggccacttctgaagcacttgaaaaaTCATTAACTGAGAAGGCTGCCAGAGAAGCTAGATTAAGGGCTGAGCGTGCTGCAGTTGAGCGAGCCACTGCAGAAGCTCGTGAGCGTGCTGTAGAAAGAGCGCTTGCTGAAAAAGCCGCTGCAGATGCCAGAGAACGTGCTGAGAGATGTAATGCCACTTCTAGGGACAGAACAAGGAAAGAAAATGTGACAGAAGAGCATTTAAGGGCCAGGGACAAG GATGCTACACAGGATTCACATTTTCGAAGTACTGGTTCTAGTTACCAAGCAAATTCAGATTCTGATGACCAAG CAGGTGCAGGTGAATCAGCTTTAAGGTGTAAAGCTAGACTGGAGAGGCATAATAGAATAGCTGAACGTGCA GCGAAGGCTCTTGCAGAAAAGAACATGCGGGACATTCTTGCACAAAGAGAGCAAGCAGAAAGAAAT AGGTTAGCAGAGTATCTGGATGCTGACATTAAGAGATGGTCCAGTGGAAAAGAAGGAAATTTACGTGCGCTGCTATCGACACTGcagtat ATACTCAGCCCTGAGAGTGGTTGGCAGCCTATTCCACTGACAGATGTTATTACAGCTTCTGCAGTAAAGAAGGCATACAGGAAGGCTACTCTCTGTGTTCATCCTGATAAATTACAGCAAAGAGGTGCCAACATTCAACAAAAGTACGTTTGTGAGAAGGTTTTTGATCTCCTTAAG GAAGCTTGGAACAGATTCAACTCCGAAGAACGATAG